From Luteococcus japonicus, one genomic window encodes:
- a CDS encoding membrane protein insertion efficiency factor YidD has translation MNFIDSIALRLVEGYRAQLSPRKGWKCASGVAGGGTCSTLIRNSIAERGAVASAGTAARQFATCARAASAIRRSDIRVEGVCCCGPIPIPFRF, from the coding sequence ATGAACTTCATCGACTCCATCGCACTGCGCCTGGTGGAGGGGTATCGGGCCCAGTTGTCGCCGCGCAAGGGGTGGAAGTGCGCGTCGGGTGTGGCTGGTGGCGGCACCTGCTCCACCCTGATCCGCAACTCGATCGCCGAGCGCGGGGCCGTGGCCTCCGCCGGCACCGCGGCACGCCAGTTCGCGACGTGCGCCCGGGCCGCCTCCGCGATCCGCCGGTCGGACATCCGGGTGGAGGGCGTCTGCTGCTGCGGCCCGATCCCGATTCCCTTCCGCTTCTGA
- a CDS encoding alpha/beta fold hydrolase has protein sequence MVEPKGDVTCCAGRELHWREKPGTEPAVVLMNGCGLAMEFWRDVVKLLDGVRVLRYDRPGIGGTRWPGHSPRLEEEVASLAALMELRGIRGALLVAHSMAAFHAEALARVRPDLVGGVVLVDGSVEWYSSAPGVPAPTVARRLAKVVDGMRLNHVAGLAFRWGSWFQSHREFSRMSMGRLTQIYRDADSLAMSTAESMSYERQGWDLQELRGRHPWPGVPTLLLTAADASDGQWIDEQARLARLLEARHVVVEQSKHLMMLDRPDAIVGAIHAMRAQAGEFTAPGVQPEAAGPG, from the coding sequence GTGGTGGAACCCAAGGGCGATGTGACGTGCTGCGCCGGACGAGAGCTGCACTGGCGGGAGAAGCCGGGCACGGAGCCGGCTGTTGTCCTGATGAATGGATGCGGTCTGGCCATGGAGTTCTGGCGTGACGTCGTGAAGCTCCTCGACGGTGTCCGGGTGCTGCGCTATGACCGGCCTGGCATCGGGGGCACCAGGTGGCCCGGGCATTCGCCGCGTCTGGAGGAGGAGGTCGCCAGCCTGGCGGCCCTGATGGAACTGCGGGGGATTCGGGGGGCGCTGCTCGTGGCGCATTCGATGGCCGCCTTCCACGCCGAGGCACTGGCTCGTGTCCGGCCGGACCTGGTTGGTGGCGTGGTCTTGGTGGACGGGTCCGTGGAGTGGTACTCGTCGGCTCCGGGCGTGCCGGCGCCGACGGTGGCGCGACGCTTGGCCAAGGTCGTCGATGGCATGCGGCTGAACCATGTGGCGGGGTTGGCCTTTCGTTGGGGGTCGTGGTTCCAGTCGCATCGGGAGTTCTCCCGGATGAGCATGGGGCGTTTGACGCAGATCTATCGGGATGCGGATTCGCTTGCCATGAGCACCGCCGAGTCGATGTCCTACGAACGTCAGGGCTGGGACCTGCAGGAACTGCGCGGACGCCATCCGTGGCCCGGGGTGCCGACGCTGCTGTTGACAGCCGCCGATGCCTCGGATGGTCAATGGATCGACGAGCAGGCCCGGCTTGCCCGGCTGCTGGAAGCCCGGCATGTGGTGGTGGAGCAGTCCAAGCACCTGATGATGCTGGACCGGCCGGATGCCATCGTCGGGGCCATCCATGCCATGCGTGCCCAGGCGGGTGAATTCACAGCCCCAGGGGTGCAGCCAGAGGCAGCCGGGCCGGGCTAG